A part of Raphanus sativus cultivar WK10039 unplaced genomic scaffold, ASM80110v3 Scaffold0006, whole genome shotgun sequence genomic DNA contains:
- the LOC108833253 gene encoding uncharacterized protein LOC108833253 has translation MTAIPVEIAVVLNAGLEHYQTIGDYNRPDRLYTNRSAIRPPAIQRKDFELKPKYLSLVGKNPFHGLPHENPIDHIEALEDFVSNIKMQGVSEDYLFCKLFPHSLDGDATCWLKQLRPGSLTCWSDIKSAFLKNFFDDARTEEFRNNIYNFSQGTAEAFKASWVRFKGYQRDCLHHGLSEIQLLNIFFRGLDLIYQLTLDAASQGNFKTRSPKEATRLIENIATSTSTAKVDLERRNMEISNGDRISKTSSHEGDEEEHVNLIDQIIYYKQKLVNPQINMRSTRSHEEEQTHESIVESKLEEILKDQQNTVLDADVRFDSMCSNFNKKFKALSDHLKVLESRVSRDDGFVRREKECLPRRIDTNPKRQVCSVLLRSGKRLVPTTRESVSNGELAKGERTEKCGSKPIILDDSEPINLSDDKKEDSTIDRQSKQDIDQQKGKNIDRRGDATIDRRPTPTTLRTTPVEPVTERMYKPLTPFPPNTSQTKRELDKAICKKALENITVEMPLSDAMKVSPPIKKYVKDMVSKSFPSSENSFMMVSEDVSAIIQGETPIKRPDPGSFVLDCNIKDKRFDR, from the coding sequence ATGACTGCAATCCCTGTTGAAATAGCTGTTGTTTTGAATGCTGGACTGGAGCATTACCAAACGATTGGAGATTACAACAGACCTGATCGGTTATACACCAACAGGTCTGCGATCCGCCCACCAGCGATTCAGAGGAAAGATTTTgaattgaaaccaaaatatttatctcTAGTAGGTAAAAACCCCTTTCATGGTCTCCCTCATGAAAATCCCATAGACCATATTGAAGCACTTGAGGACTTTGTGTCTAACATAAAGATGCAGGGAGTTTCCGAAGACTACCTATTCTGCAAACTCTTCCCGCATTCTCTTGATGGAGACGCGACCTGCTGGCTGAAACAACTGCGCCCAGGATCTCTGACTTGCTGGAGCGATATCAAAAGTGCCTTTCTCAAAAATTTCTTCGATGACGCACGGACCGAAGAATTTAGGaataatatctataatttttctCAAGGCACTGCTGAAGCTTTTAAAGCCTCTTGGGTGAGATTTAAAGGCTACCAGCGAGACTGCCTCCACCATGGATTATCCGAGATTCAACTACTTAATATTTTCTTCAGAGGTCTCGATTTGATATACCAATTGACTTTGGACGCTGCAAGTCAAGGGAACTTCAAAACTAGGAGCCCCAAAGAAGCCACAAGGCTAATTGAAAATATAGCAACCAGCACTAGTACCGCGAAGGTTGATCTCGAGAGGAGAAATATGGAGATTTCCAATGGAGATCGGATATCCAAGACCTCTTCAcatgaaggagatgaagaagaacatGTAAACCTCATCGATCAGATTATCTATTACAAACAAAAACTTGTTAACCCGCAGATAAACATGAGGTCTACAAGAAGCCATGAGGAAGAACAGACTCATGAGAGCATTGTGGAATCTAAATTGGAAGAAATTTTGAAAGACCAGCAGAATACTGTCCTGGATGCTGATGTAAGATTTGATTCCATGTGCTCTAATTTCAATAAGAAATTTAAGGCTTTGAGCGATCATTTAAAAGTTTTGGAAAGCCGAGTTTCCCGCGACGATGGGTTTGTCCGAAGAGAAAAAGAATGTCTCCCTAGAAGGATCGACACAAACCCAAAACGTCAAGTCTGCTCTGTACTTCTAAGAAGCGGGAAACGCCTTGTTCCAACTACAAGAGAAAGCGTTTCCAATGGCGAACTCGCTAAAGGAGAGAGAACTGAAAAATGTGGATCCAAACCAATAATTCTTGATGATTCTGAACCGATTAACCTCAGCGATGATAAAAAGGAAGATTCAACTATCGATCGACAAAGTAAACAAGATATCGATCAACAGAAGGGTAAGAACATCGATCGACGTGGTGATGCAACCATCGATCGACGTCCTACACCTACTACACTGAGAACGACACCCGTCGAACCGGTAACAGAGAGAATGTACAAACCTTTAACACCCTTCCCTCCCAACACGTCGCAGACAAAACGAGAATTGGATAAAGCAATTTGCAAGAAAGCCCTCGAAAACATCACAGTTGAAATGCCACTGAGCGATGCCATGAAAGTTTCACCCCCcattaaaaaatatgttaaagaCATGGTATCCAAAAGTTTTCCATCATCGGAAAACAGTTTCATGATGGTTTCCGAAGATGTAAGTGCCATAATCCAAGGCGAAACGCCGATCAAAAGACCTGACCCTGGAAGTTTTGTTCTAGATTGCAACATAAAAGATAAACGATTTGATAGATAA